One genomic region from Spirosoma sp. KCTC 42546 encodes:
- the tkt gene encoding transketolase — protein MTKHSVDLDQLSVNTIRLLSVDAVQKANSGHPGLPLGAAPMAYVLWSRFLRFNPKDPKWPNRDRFVLSAGHGSALLYSLLHLYGYDLSLNDLKQFRQLHSKTPGHPESNLTPGVEVTTGPLGQGFANGVGMAMAEAFLAATYNRDGYTLMDHYTYSIVSDGDLMEGIASEAASLAGHLKLGKLIYLYDDNLISLDGPTNLAFTEDRMARFEAYGWHTQQVTDGNNLDAIEAAIRLAQAETERPSIIAVRTIIGYGSPQEGTSKVHGSPLGEENVRKTKEFFGWDPDKSFVIPEEVKPHLLEAGKRGADVQADWKKQFAAYKDQFPDQANDFSRSFSGKLPEDWEADLPKFTPADGPLATRQASGKALEALKKRVPFLFGGSADLASSNDMPTKGDVSFQPGRYENSNIWFGVREHAMGAALNGMAQHGGIHPYGGTFLNFSDYMRGAIRLTALAESAATFVFTHDSIGLGEDGPTHQPVEQFVSLRTIPNVIVLRPADANETVEAWRVAMKQPKTPVLLLLSRQKLPVLDQSKYGSARGLEKGAYILSECEGIPQLILIATGSEVSLVLEAQTALKKQGIRSRVVSMPSWELFEQQDKTYQHQVLPPAIRKRLAVEVGSPIGWHKYVTDEGTTISMNRFGLSGPGEEVMAYFGFTVENVVNQAKAVLKGQPEGIEKKEVLS, from the coding sequence ATGACTAAACATTCTGTTGACCTCGACCAACTTAGCGTGAACACCATCCGACTGCTATCGGTCGATGCCGTTCAAAAAGCAAATTCGGGACATCCTGGTTTACCGTTGGGAGCCGCTCCTATGGCGTATGTTCTCTGGTCGCGCTTTCTGCGATTTAACCCCAAAGACCCCAAATGGCCCAACCGGGATCGATTTGTGTTATCCGCAGGGCACGGGTCTGCCCTACTCTACAGCCTGTTGCACCTGTACGGCTACGATCTTTCTCTGAATGACCTGAAACAGTTCCGGCAACTCCATTCAAAGACACCCGGCCATCCAGAATCAAATCTGACGCCTGGGGTTGAAGTAACCACTGGACCGTTGGGACAGGGTTTTGCCAATGGGGTTGGGATGGCAATGGCCGAAGCCTTTCTGGCCGCCACCTACAACCGAGATGGGTATACCCTCATGGATCATTACACCTATTCGATTGTTAGCGACGGTGATTTGATGGAGGGAATTGCCTCAGAAGCGGCTTCGCTGGCGGGTCACCTGAAATTAGGCAAGCTCATTTACCTCTACGATGATAACCTGATCTCGCTCGATGGCCCCACGAATCTGGCCTTTACCGAGGACCGGATGGCTCGGTTCGAGGCCTATGGCTGGCACACCCAGCAGGTAACCGATGGCAACAATCTGGATGCAATTGAAGCCGCCATTCGATTAGCTCAGGCCGAAACCGAACGTCCGTCTATTATCGCCGTGCGCACGATCATTGGCTACGGTAGTCCGCAGGAAGGTACCAGTAAAGTGCACGGTAGCCCATTGGGGGAAGAGAATGTGCGAAAAACGAAGGAATTCTTCGGTTGGGACCCCGACAAGTCATTTGTCATACCGGAGGAAGTAAAACCCCACCTGCTCGAAGCCGGAAAACGCGGAGCCGATGTACAGGCCGACTGGAAAAAGCAGTTTGCCGCTTATAAGGACCAATTTCCCGATCAGGCCAACGACTTTAGCCGATCCTTTTCCGGTAAGCTCCCCGAAGACTGGGAAGCTGATTTACCTAAATTTACCCCGGCCGATGGCCCACTGGCCACCCGTCAGGCGTCTGGTAAAGCACTGGAGGCTTTGAAAAAGCGGGTTCCTTTCCTGTTTGGGGGATCTGCTGATCTGGCATCGTCTAATGACATGCCCACAAAAGGCGATGTTAGTTTCCAGCCGGGTCGTTACGAAAACTCGAATATCTGGTTTGGCGTGCGCGAACACGCTATGGGCGCAGCTCTCAATGGAATGGCTCAACACGGTGGAATACACCCTTATGGCGGTACCTTCCTCAACTTTTCTGACTATATGCGGGGCGCTATCCGGCTGACTGCCCTTGCCGAATCGGCTGCAACGTTTGTGTTCACCCACGACAGCATCGGCTTAGGGGAAGACGGCCCCACGCACCAGCCCGTTGAGCAGTTCGTATCGTTACGCACCATTCCAAACGTAATTGTCCTTCGCCCGGCCGATGCCAACGAAACCGTTGAAGCCTGGCGCGTAGCCATGAAACAGCCTAAAACGCCTGTATTGCTGCTACTCTCCCGCCAGAAATTACCGGTGCTTGACCAGAGTAAATACGGTTCGGCACGGGGGCTGGAAAAAGGAGCCTATATTCTCAGTGAATGCGAAGGCATCCCCCAGCTTATTTTGATCGCCACAGGCTCGGAAGTATCGCTGGTACTGGAGGCTCAGACAGCGTTAAAAAAACAGGGTATTCGGTCTCGGGTTGTCAGTATGCCTTCCTGGGAGTTATTTGAGCAACAGGACAAGACCTATCAGCATCAGGTGCTACCTCCGGCTATCCGCAAACGATTGGCGGTAGAAGTAGGCTCCCCCATTGGCTGGCACAAATACGTTACCGACGAGGGGACGACCATCAGCATGAATCGCTTTGGCCTTTCCGGACCCGGCGAAGAGGTCATGGCTTACTTTGGTTTTACGGTCGAAAACGTTGTCAACCAGGCGAAAGCCGTTTTGAAAGGCCAACCAGAGGGTATAGAGAAGAAAGAGGTACTGTCCTGA
- a CDS encoding ZIP family metal transporter, whose product MTPIVQQILVYALLPALGLSLGGLIAVYFRLSIKLQSAVLHFAAGVIFSVVAVEILPEVVHLHHPVLTALGFGAGILLMLLIRQWTEAKEHQSKKKDTGGKWPITFLIVIGIDVFVDGLLLGVGFAAGAKQGKLLAFALGIESLSLGLATATSLVKNKLTRGRISSLIVGFAALFLLSTGLGASLLQNVSEQVLDMVLSVGLAALLFLVTDELLTEAHIAEEPAWLTATFYAGFLFFLLLGMVM is encoded by the coding sequence ATGACACCAATTGTTCAACAAATTCTAGTTTACGCGCTTCTGCCTGCCCTTGGGCTTAGCCTGGGCGGATTAATAGCCGTTTATTTCCGGTTATCCATTAAGCTACAAAGTGCCGTACTTCATTTTGCAGCCGGGGTCATTTTCTCCGTTGTAGCCGTCGAGATTTTGCCCGAAGTGGTTCATTTACACCATCCTGTATTGACGGCCCTGGGGTTCGGGGCAGGCATCCTCCTGATGCTCCTGATCCGTCAATGGACGGAAGCAAAGGAACACCAGAGCAAAAAGAAAGATACCGGCGGAAAATGGCCCATTACGTTCCTGATTGTTATTGGTATCGATGTGTTTGTCGATGGCTTACTGTTAGGCGTTGGCTTTGCCGCGGGCGCAAAACAGGGGAAACTACTGGCGTTTGCGCTGGGAATCGAAAGCCTGTCCCTTGGACTGGCCACAGCAACGTCACTCGTCAAAAACAAGCTGACACGAGGCCGAATTAGTAGTCTGATTGTTGGCTTTGCCGCTTTATTTCTACTCAGCACGGGCCTGGGAGCCAGCCTGCTGCAAAATGTATCCGAACAAGTGCTGGATATGGTACTATCGGTGGGATTGGCAGCGTTGCTGTTTCTTGTTACCGATGAATTACTCACCGAAGCGCATATTGCCGAAGAGCCCGCCTGGTTAACCGCCACCTTTTATGCGGGGTTTCTCTTCTTTTTACTGCTGGGGATGGTTATGTAA
- a CDS encoding efflux RND transporter periplasmic adaptor subunit produces MKTTQTKKQIIFGIFVGLAGLWSCSSSEKKSETAPISSSQSASTVTISAAQFIETGIQLGGPDTLTLGETIQATGKLEAPPDQWATVSAPMGGFVRSAQLVEGDFVRKGQVLAVLEHPDYVKLQQEYLQAKAKNRFERQELDRQTELVREEVGARRKLQQSTSEFETTTALLSSLEAQLAQLHIPLESLRNGKISRTIPLLAPISGYVDKVNLRLGQYVGTTDALIEIVGKEHLYLELRVFENDIRHVREGQLVRFTVPQQQTGDMQARVIRVGQSFDAQTKTVLVHADLVAGKHDRLFAGSYVRATILAAPRQVVALPEDALIKEGNRVFVYIRKANSPAGTYQFGMLPVRAGITQNHRTEVALPASIDPSSIVRQGAYFISAERAKTAG; encoded by the coding sequence ATGAAAACGACTCAAACGAAAAAACAGATAATTTTTGGGATATTTGTCGGACTAGCTGGCCTCTGGAGCTGTTCCTCCTCCGAAAAAAAGTCGGAAACGGCTCCCATATCGTCCAGTCAATCTGCGTCTACGGTTACCATCAGTGCCGCCCAGTTTATTGAAACAGGTATTCAACTGGGTGGCCCGGATACCCTTACGTTGGGAGAAACGATCCAGGCAACGGGTAAGCTCGAAGCCCCACCCGATCAATGGGCTACAGTGAGTGCCCCCATGGGTGGCTTTGTCCGGTCAGCCCAATTGGTGGAAGGGGATTTTGTCCGCAAAGGCCAGGTACTGGCTGTATTGGAGCACCCCGATTACGTCAAATTACAACAGGAGTACCTGCAAGCCAAAGCCAAGAATCGTTTTGAACGCCAGGAACTTGACCGACAAACCGAGCTGGTTCGGGAGGAAGTGGGCGCACGACGGAAACTACAGCAATCGACGTCGGAGTTTGAAACAACTACGGCTTTGCTGTCTTCACTGGAGGCCCAACTGGCTCAGCTGCATATTCCACTGGAAAGCCTTCGCAACGGAAAAATTAGCCGTACTATTCCGCTTCTGGCTCCCATTAGTGGGTACGTCGACAAAGTCAACCTACGCCTGGGCCAGTACGTGGGCACGACGGATGCACTCATCGAGATTGTTGGGAAAGAGCACCTCTACCTCGAACTGCGCGTTTTCGAGAATGATATCCGCCATGTTCGGGAGGGACAACTGGTGCGTTTCACCGTGCCCCAGCAACAAACCGGCGACATGCAGGCGAGAGTGATTCGGGTAGGCCAATCCTTTGACGCGCAAACCAAAACAGTACTGGTACATGCCGACTTAGTGGCGGGGAAACATGATCGACTTTTCGCTGGCTCGTATGTTCGCGCTACAATTCTGGCCGCTCCCCGGCAGGTGGTCGCCTTGCCCGAAGATGCGCTGATCAAAGAAGGCAACCGGGTGTTTGTTTACATTCGAAAGGCCAACAGTCCAGCAGGTACCTATCAATTTGGCATGCTTCCGGTCCGAGCTGGCATTACCCAAAATCATCGAACTGAAGTAGCCTTACCAGCCTCTATAGACCCATCCTCAATTGTGCGGCAAGGGGCTTATTTCATTAGTGCCGAACGGGCTAAGACAGCGGGGTAA
- a CDS encoding CusA/CzcA family heavy metal efflux RND transporter, producing MLQKIIQFSIHQKLMVVLGVVALIAWGTYALSQLPIDAIPDITNNQVQVITQAPSLAAQETEQFITFPLETTLRNVPGVTEIRSISRFGLSVITVVFEEATPTLQARQLVTEQLKTIEAELTAGKPQLAPITTGLGEIYQYVVRPKEGFESQYSATDLRTIQDWLIKRQLAGVPGVVDISSLGGYLKEYEVSIDPERLRGMNTTLTEVVDALSTNNANTGGSYIEKGPEAFFIRGEGMVKSPDEIGQIVVKNLGPTPVLVRDVAQVGFGHAVRYGAMTRNGRGEVVGGIVLMLKGASSEKTIEGVKSRMADIQKSLPPGLVIEPFQDRKVLIDKAIHTVTKNLLEGGLIVMSVLLLLLGNWRAGLVVASVIPLCMLFALGMMHVFGVSANLMSLGAIDFGLLVDGAVIIVESMIFQIVHTRASRSQSMDEIALDSASRLMRSALFGQLIILIVYFPILSLTGIEGKMFRPMALTVGFAIIGAMLLCVTYVPMMAATLLRQDIQEEGTLADRIMKALYRVYAPLLTGSLRWQKSVLAASVLLLAGTVGLFGTLGGEFIPNLDEGDIAISLTLKPGSSLSQTIETTRRLETILKSGFPEVKEVISKIGTAEIPTDPMPIEAADVIVVLKDQADWTTASTKEELLMKMERALRVLPGLNLEFTQPIQLRFNELMTGVKSDIAVKIYGEDLAILFKKANQAAAKLTSIPGVADLKVEQISGLPQMLVSYNRPRLAQYGVSVASLNRILKTAFAGETAGVVFEGEKRFDLVARLDSTYRQDIDNIRQLYVDLPNGQQVPLDQLATISYQNAPMQISRDNARRRITLGINVRGRDVESLVGEMKTILEKEVPLPAGYSYSYGGQFENLVKAKERLAIAVPLALVLIGLLLFFTFGSMAQALMIFSAIPLSAIGGVLALWVRGMPFSISAGVGFIALFGIAVLNGIVLISYFNQLAEEGITDVVERVKAGTAVRFRPVVMTAAVASLGFLPMALSSSAGAEVQKPLATVVIGGLVSATLLTLVVLPVLYSLVTSRSVRRRESGRQPTVLQSLAGLFLLAGLASPTTARSQSTPAPLSIDQAITVALQNNGALQASNLGVRVTEQLTKTAWDIPRTTVDYQRGQIQSYPIDHSLVVMQSLAMPSVYVAQKKLNQSQQQLAQQQAALHRTELIREIRSVFYTLRLNYERLSLFQAQDTLYQRASRAAGIRYRTGETNQLERVTAETRQRDIQNRLAVLQSEIGIGRQQLAMLLQVNEPVVIDTTSSMKVSQPLLPAALESTPILALQRAHVELSRRQINLEQQRFWPDVRVGYLSQSIERRGGFGVYQVGVSLPLFLTPLRARLEAARLQGQIADRQLMYQQHRLRGELSIREQQYRQSVMTLSYYETSALPQANLILRTAERSYLGGDIEYVEFVQSTTQAWLIREQYLDALAHYNQSIIEQDALTGYSPKAP from the coding sequence ATGCTGCAAAAAATCATTCAGTTCAGCATCCATCAAAAACTGATGGTGGTGCTGGGTGTCGTGGCGCTGATTGCCTGGGGAACCTATGCCCTCAGCCAGCTTCCTATCGACGCCATTCCGGATATTACCAACAATCAGGTTCAGGTTATTACGCAGGCACCCTCACTGGCTGCTCAGGAAACCGAACAATTTATCACCTTCCCGCTCGAAACAACCCTCCGCAATGTACCGGGGGTTACTGAAATCCGATCAATCTCCCGCTTTGGGTTATCGGTCATTACGGTGGTTTTTGAGGAAGCTACGCCCACCTTACAGGCCAGGCAGTTAGTTACGGAACAGTTGAAAACCATTGAAGCCGAACTAACCGCAGGTAAGCCTCAGTTAGCACCCATCACAACGGGGTTAGGGGAAATTTATCAGTACGTTGTCCGCCCTAAAGAAGGCTTTGAATCCCAGTACTCCGCCACCGATCTACGTACCATCCAGGATTGGCTGATCAAACGACAACTGGCGGGGGTCCCCGGCGTGGTGGATATTAGTAGTCTGGGCGGCTATTTGAAAGAATATGAGGTAAGCATTGACCCGGAACGGCTCAGGGGTATGAATACAACCCTCACTGAAGTGGTCGATGCCTTGTCCACGAACAATGCCAACACGGGAGGAAGCTATATAGAAAAAGGGCCGGAAGCCTTTTTTATTCGCGGAGAGGGCATGGTCAAAAGCCCCGACGAAATTGGTCAGATTGTGGTCAAGAACCTGGGGCCGACACCTGTACTCGTTCGGGATGTAGCGCAGGTGGGGTTTGGTCATGCCGTTCGGTACGGCGCAATGACCCGCAACGGCCGGGGCGAAGTAGTGGGCGGAATTGTGTTGATGTTAAAAGGGGCTTCTTCTGAGAAAACCATTGAAGGGGTGAAAAGCCGGATGGCCGACATTCAGAAAAGTCTGCCACCGGGTCTGGTAATTGAGCCCTTCCAGGACCGTAAAGTACTCATTGACAAAGCCATCCACACGGTTACCAAGAATTTGCTCGAAGGGGGACTGATTGTGATGAGTGTTTTACTGCTCTTACTGGGCAACTGGCGAGCGGGTCTGGTCGTTGCATCGGTGATTCCGCTTTGTATGCTCTTCGCACTGGGCATGATGCATGTCTTCGGCGTATCGGCCAATCTGATGAGTTTAGGCGCTATTGATTTTGGCCTGCTGGTCGATGGGGCCGTCATTATTGTGGAGAGTATGATTTTTCAGATCGTTCACACGCGGGCCAGCCGCTCGCAGTCCATGGATGAAATTGCGCTGGACTCCGCCAGTCGGCTGATGCGATCGGCCCTGTTTGGTCAGCTTATTATTCTGATCGTCTACTTTCCTATTTTATCACTGACGGGTATTGAGGGAAAGATGTTTCGCCCGATGGCCCTGACGGTTGGTTTCGCCATAATTGGGGCTATGCTGCTCTGTGTGACTTATGTACCAATGATGGCAGCTACCCTTTTGCGGCAGGATATCCAGGAAGAAGGTACCCTGGCCGACCGAATCATGAAGGCCCTTTACCGCGTGTACGCGCCCTTACTGACTGGGTCCTTACGGTGGCAAAAAAGTGTTTTAGCTGCCTCTGTACTCCTGCTGGCCGGAACAGTTGGGCTATTTGGCACCCTGGGTGGTGAGTTTATTCCGAATCTGGACGAGGGGGATATTGCTATTAGTTTAACCCTAAAACCAGGCTCGTCGCTCTCCCAGACAATTGAAACAACCCGCCGGTTGGAAACCATTCTTAAAAGCGGCTTCCCGGAAGTGAAGGAAGTTATTTCCAAGATTGGCACGGCAGAAATCCCGACAGACCCCATGCCCATTGAAGCGGCCGACGTTATTGTTGTCCTGAAAGATCAGGCAGACTGGACAACGGCTTCGACTAAGGAAGAACTGTTGATGAAAATGGAGCGGGCATTACGGGTCTTACCCGGCCTGAATCTGGAATTCACCCAACCCATTCAGCTACGCTTCAATGAATTAATGACAGGCGTAAAGTCGGATATTGCCGTTAAAATTTACGGCGAAGACCTTGCCATCCTGTTCAAAAAAGCCAATCAGGCAGCCGCTAAACTAACGTCTATCCCGGGCGTGGCCGACCTGAAGGTGGAACAGATCAGTGGATTGCCACAAATGCTGGTTTCCTACAACCGACCCCGGTTGGCGCAATATGGGGTTTCTGTAGCGAGCCTGAACCGCATCCTGAAAACAGCCTTTGCCGGGGAAACGGCTGGTGTTGTTTTCGAAGGGGAGAAACGTTTCGATCTGGTCGCGCGGCTCGATAGTACGTATCGGCAGGACATCGACAACATTCGCCAGTTATACGTCGATTTGCCCAACGGCCAGCAGGTTCCGCTGGATCAGCTGGCCACCATCAGCTACCAAAACGCACCGATGCAGATTTCCCGGGACAATGCCCGGCGACGGATCACCCTGGGGATCAACGTCCGGGGCCGCGATGTTGAAAGTCTGGTCGGGGAGATGAAAACCATTCTGGAGAAAGAGGTACCCCTACCGGCAGGCTACAGTTACAGCTACGGTGGGCAGTTTGAGAATCTGGTTAAAGCGAAGGAGCGACTGGCTATTGCGGTGCCACTGGCCCTGGTCCTGATTGGGTTACTACTTTTTTTCACCTTTGGTTCGATGGCACAGGCCCTGATGATCTTCTCGGCTATTCCTCTTTCTGCCATCGGCGGGGTGCTGGCACTTTGGGTACGCGGTATGCCCTTCAGTATTTCGGCGGGGGTTGGCTTTATTGCGCTCTTTGGCATCGCGGTCCTGAACGGCATTGTACTGATCAGCTATTTTAATCAGCTCGCCGAAGAAGGCATCACGGATGTAGTAGAGCGGGTGAAAGCAGGCACAGCGGTTCGGTTCCGCCCGGTTGTCATGACTGCCGCGGTGGCGTCGCTGGGTTTTCTGCCGATGGCCTTGTCGAGTTCAGCCGGGGCCGAAGTTCAGAAGCCCTTAGCAACGGTCGTGATTGGGGGTCTGGTATCGGCCACCCTCCTTACGCTGGTGGTTTTGCCTGTATTATATAGCCTGGTTACCTCTCGTAGCGTACGTCGCCGGGAATCCGGTCGACAACCTACTGTTTTACAGAGTCTTGCGGGATTGTTCCTATTGGCTGGGCTGGCTAGTCCTACAACTGCCAGGTCCCAATCAACACCGGCTCCCCTATCCATTGACCAGGCAATTACCGTGGCGTTGCAAAACAACGGTGCGCTACAGGCCAGCAATCTGGGCGTCAGAGTGACAGAACAGTTGACGAAAACTGCCTGGGACATTCCCCGAACCACCGTCGATTACCAACGCGGACAGATTCAGTCCTATCCCATCGACCATAGTTTGGTGGTCATGCAGTCGCTGGCGATGCCCTCTGTGTACGTGGCTCAGAAAAAACTAAATCAGTCGCAGCAACAGCTAGCCCAACAGCAAGCAGCCCTCCACCGAACTGAACTGATACGTGAGATTCGGTCCGTCTTTTATACCCTTCGACTCAATTACGAACGGCTTAGCCTATTCCAGGCCCAGGATACGTTGTACCAACGGGCATCCCGGGCGGCTGGTATCCGCTACCGCACTGGTGAAACCAATCAGCTGGAGCGCGTAACGGCCGAAACCCGGCAACGCGATATCCAGAACCGACTAGCAGTCCTCCAATCTGAAATTGGGATTGGCAGGCAGCAACTGGCCATGTTACTACAGGTGAACGAGCCAGTAGTTATCGATACAACCAGCTCAATGAAAGTAAGCCAACCGCTCTTGCCCGCAGCCTTGGAGTCTACTCCAATCCTGGCACTCCAACGTGCGCATGTTGAGCTAAGTCGTCGTCAGATCAATCTGGAACAGCAACGCTTTTGGCCGGATGTTCGGGTAGGGTATTTATCGCAATCCATTGAACGACGAGGTGGATTTGGCGTCTATCAGGTTGGTGTTTCGCTCCCCCTCTTCCTAACGCCGTTACGGGCCAGACTGGAAGCGGCCCGGCTTCAGGGTCAGATCGCTGATCGTCAATTGATGTACCAACAACACCGGCTTCGGGGTGAACTTTCGATTCGGGAACAGCAGTATCGTCAATCGGTAATGACGCTCTCCTATTACGAGACCTCCGCCTTACCCCAGGCGAATCTGATTCTGCGAACCGCCGAACGGAGTTACCTGGGTGGCGATATTGAATACGTTGAATTTGTGCAAAGCACTACACAGGCCTGGCTCATTCGCGAGCAATATCTGGACGCCCTGGCCCACTATAACCAATCGATTATTGAACAGGATGCACTAACCGGCTATTCGCCCAAGGCTCCTTAA
- a CDS encoding tetratricopeptide repeat protein: METKVGNAVCHLLLKSLFILHCSLYILSCGNETDEAAQFFLKGNVQLQKREYKEAIRYYSEAIGKKPDFADAYNNRGLAKFRNDDREGALADYTRAIDADPDFGTAYFNRAEVRLETGDAAGSLADLERIEKQYQDSTFYQTRLADTYVRLNKVSQAQTAYDRALQLKPDNVEALTNRGALYFSQKAYKEADADIRQALKLKPNQDAALNNLSLLLAHAGNYAEALTYVDRALSHQPRQPYYLNNKAYLLLKLNRPGEALPLVQESLQRDNQNAWAHHTLGLYWLSQQQPDKALSEFRLAEKLDASVEQLYYYIGTAELAVGNKTGACEAWQRGESAGDDQSRRERADRCR, encoded by the coding sequence GTGGAGACAAAGGTAGGCAACGCAGTTTGTCATCTACTTCTCAAATCGTTATTCATTCTTCATTGTTCATTATACATTCTCTCCTGTGGAAACGAAACCGACGAAGCGGCTCAGTTTTTTCTGAAGGGGAATGTGCAGCTCCAGAAACGCGAGTATAAGGAAGCCATTCGGTATTATTCGGAAGCGATCGGTAAAAAGCCCGATTTTGCCGATGCGTATAACAATCGGGGATTAGCGAAATTCCGAAACGATGACCGGGAAGGCGCTCTGGCTGATTACACCCGAGCTATCGATGCAGACCCTGATTTCGGGACGGCCTATTTTAACCGGGCGGAAGTTCGACTGGAAACCGGCGACGCGGCAGGCAGCCTGGCGGATCTCGAACGAATTGAGAAGCAATACCAGGATTCTACCTTTTACCAGACCCGATTAGCGGATACCTACGTTCGACTCAACAAGGTGTCGCAGGCGCAAACGGCCTATGATCGGGCCCTGCAACTCAAGCCCGACAATGTTGAAGCCCTCACCAATCGGGGGGCGTTGTATTTTAGTCAGAAAGCCTACAAAGAAGCTGACGCCGACATCCGGCAGGCATTGAAACTGAAACCAAATCAGGATGCCGCGCTCAATAACCTGAGTTTATTACTGGCGCATGCCGGAAACTATGCCGAAGCACTTACGTATGTTGATCGCGCGTTAAGTCATCAACCCCGGCAGCCTTATTACCTGAATAATAAGGCCTATCTGCTGCTGAAATTGAACCGCCCGGGCGAGGCCCTGCCACTGGTACAGGAATCGCTTCAACGTGATAACCAGAATGCCTGGGCGCATCATACGCTGGGTTTATACTGGCTGAGCCAGCAGCAACCCGATAAAGCCCTCTCCGAGTTTCGATTGGCCGAAAAACTGGATGCCTCCGTTGAGCAGCTTTATTATTATATAGGCACGGCGGAGCTGGCAGTCGGCAATAAAACCGGCGCCTGTGAAGCCTGGCAACGGGGCGAATCAGCAGGCGATGACCAGTCCCGACGCGAACGGGCGGATCGTTGCCGGTAG
- a CDS encoding Zn-dependent hydrolase — MKNTLLICLVLVSCTAIAQAQPINLKINQQRIQTRLLELSKFGELPNGGIGRVAYSKADQEGRAYFIGLMKKAGLDVKIDYAGNIIGQRKGKNPALKPIAFGSHIDSVPNGGNYDGPVGSISGLELIETLNENNYVTEHPLELIIFANEEGGTVGSGAMIGKITPDALKSVTQSGLTIADGIRAIGGNPDSLNKVVRKKGDLTAFIELHIEQGGILMTENQQIGVVEGIVGIEHWDATVEGVPNHAGTTPMAMRRDALLAAAKLIIALNEVITSHEGKQVGTIGKLAVEPGAYNVIPGKVVLGVEIRDLSYDKIWSLFHEVEAKAREIAKASETTIIFKKSSVGVTPALTAKPIQDKIISSAKALGFSYRYMQSGAGHDSQEIAQIAPVGMIFIPSVGGISHSPKEFSKGVDIGNGANVLLQTMLAIDRN, encoded by the coding sequence ATGAAAAACACATTACTCATTTGCCTTGTCCTTGTTTCATGTACAGCGATTGCCCAGGCACAGCCAATCAATCTGAAAATCAACCAGCAGCGAATTCAAACCCGACTGCTGGAGTTATCAAAATTTGGCGAGCTGCCCAATGGCGGAATAGGGCGGGTGGCGTATAGCAAAGCCGATCAGGAAGGCAGAGCCTACTTCATTGGGCTAATGAAAAAAGCCGGACTCGATGTAAAAATCGACTATGCAGGCAATATCATTGGCCAACGAAAAGGAAAAAATCCGGCCCTGAAACCCATCGCCTTTGGCTCCCATATCGACAGCGTCCCCAATGGAGGCAATTACGATGGTCCCGTTGGTTCCATTAGTGGGCTGGAACTCATTGAAACCCTCAACGAAAACAATTACGTCACGGAACACCCCCTGGAGCTGATCATTTTTGCCAATGAAGAAGGCGGTACGGTTGGTAGTGGTGCAATGATTGGTAAAATCACGCCTGACGCCCTGAAGTCGGTCACCCAAAGTGGACTGACAATAGCCGATGGCATCCGGGCCATTGGCGGTAACCCGGATAGCCTGAACAAAGTGGTCCGAAAAAAAGGAGATTTGACTGCCTTTATCGAACTGCACATTGAACAGGGCGGCATCTTAATGACCGAAAATCAGCAGATCGGCGTGGTTGAAGGAATAGTCGGGATCGAACACTGGGATGCAACGGTTGAAGGGGTACCCAACCATGCGGGCACCACCCCGATGGCAATGCGTCGCGATGCGCTGTTGGCAGCGGCCAAACTCATTATTGCGCTGAATGAGGTAATTACCAGCCACGAAGGCAAGCAGGTTGGTACCATTGGAAAACTGGCGGTTGAGCCTGGTGCCTACAATGTCATTCCGGGCAAGGTAGTACTGGGCGTGGAAATCCGGGATTTGTCGTACGATAAAATCTGGAGCCTGTTTCATGAGGTCGAAGCAAAAGCCAGGGAAATTGCCAAAGCTTCCGAAACAACCATCATCTTCAAGAAGTCGTCTGTAGGCGTAACACCTGCCCTCACGGCCAAACCGATTCAGGATAAAATCATAAGTTCGGCCAAAGCGCTGGGATTCTCGTACCGGTATATGCAAAGCGGGGCCGGGCATGATTCGCAGGAAATAGCACAAATTGCGCCGGTGGGCATGATTTTCATCCCCAGTGTGGGTGGTATCAGTCATTCACCCAAAGAATTCTCGAAAGGAGTCGATATTGGGAATGGAGCTAATGTATTACTGCAAACGATGCTCGCCATTGACCGGAATTGA